The Bernardetia litoralis DSM 6794 genome includes a window with the following:
- a CDS encoding macro domain-containing protein has translation MSISPKLFEITLIDLNEKLCEEWKKSFNEFSDIKIINGKFEYVKDFDCLVSPANSFGLMDGGIDLAIRNYFGMTVQYNVQKRIQKEFYGEQPVGTSIIVFTENEFHPFLAHTPTMRVPTDISKTDNVYNAFFAMLTSVANYNKNNKIRIETVLCPGLGTATGRMTPKEASRQMLTAYKNFIKPTTNMNWKNLNKRHKEIIG, from the coding sequence ATGTCAATATCTCCAAAATTATTTGAAATAACATTAATTGACCTTAATGAAAAATTATGTGAAGAATGGAAAAAGTCTTTTAATGAATTCTCGGACATCAAAATTATAAATGGAAAGTTTGAATATGTCAAAGATTTTGACTGTTTGGTAAGTCCTGCTAACTCTTTTGGTTTAATGGATGGCGGTATTGATTTAGCTATCCGAAATTATTTTGGAATGACAGTTCAATATAATGTTCAAAAAAGAATTCAAAAGGAGTTTTATGGAGAACAACCTGTAGGAACTTCTATAATTGTATTTACAGAAAATGAATTTCATCCTTTTTTAGCTCATACACCGACAATGCGTGTGCCTACTGACATTTCAAAAACTGACAATGTTTACAATGCTTTTTTTGCTATGTTAACTTCTGTTGCTAATTATAATAAGAATAATAAAATTAGAATTGAAACAGTTCTTTGTCCCGGACTAGGAACAGCTACTGGAAGAATGACTCCTAAAGAAGCTTCAAGACAAATGTTGACTGCATATAAAAACTTTATAAAACCGACAACAAATATGAATTGGAAAAACCTAAATAAACGTCATAAAGAAATAATCGGATAG
- a CDS encoding PhoH family protein encodes MVEKIIPLKDISLVDFLGVENRNIKEISLSFPNSKIVARGNELRIQGNRPELLHINEIINLLLEHYNRYGSVSVEDVRSYIEQDADMISQARQKDENLVYGIQGTPIRAKTPNQRELVEAAANNDVVFALGPAGTGKTYIAVALAVRALKNKQVKKIIITRPAVEAGESLGFLPGDMKEKIDPYLRPIYDALADMIAPEKLKFYQDTNVIEIAPIAYMRGRTLSSAFVLLDEAQNTTTMQLKMFLTRLGIDSKMIITGDMTQVDLPRNVSSGLAQTVKILRNINGVAVVELSGKDVVRHKLVRHIITAYESLEDQMAQKSEEAKEAIIKESRENRAKKQKDRENAFDKLKHKNDSEEE; translated from the coding sequence TTGGTAGAAAAAATAATACCTTTAAAAGATATTTCCTTAGTTGATTTTTTGGGCGTAGAAAACAGGAATATCAAAGAAATTTCACTCTCTTTTCCCAATAGTAAGATAGTGGCTCGTGGAAACGAACTTCGCATACAAGGTAATCGCCCCGAACTTTTACATATCAATGAAATTATAAATCTACTTTTAGAGCATTATAATCGATATGGTTCGGTGTCTGTTGAAGATGTTCGAAGTTATATTGAGCAAGATGCCGATATGATTTCACAAGCACGCCAAAAAGACGAAAATCTTGTCTATGGCATTCAAGGCACACCTATTAGAGCAAAAACACCGAATCAAAGGGAGCTTGTAGAAGCTGCTGCAAATAATGATGTTGTCTTTGCACTTGGGCCTGCAGGAACAGGAAAAACCTATATTGCTGTGGCTTTGGCTGTTCGTGCTTTGAAAAATAAGCAGGTCAAAAAAATCATTATTACTCGCCCTGCTGTTGAGGCTGGAGAGAGCTTGGGATTTTTACCAGGGGATATGAAAGAAAAAATTGACCCTTATTTGCGTCCAATTTATGATGCTTTGGCTGATATGATTGCACCCGAAAAGCTCAAGTTTTATCAAGATACAAATGTGATTGAGATTGCACCAATTGCTTATATGCGTGGGCGTACACTTTCAAGTGCTTTTGTACTTTTAGATGAAGCTCAAAATACAACCACGATGCAACTCAAAATGTTTCTTACTCGTTTGGGAATTGATTCAAAGATGATAATTACAGGTGATATGACACAAGTAGATTTGCCTAGAAATGTTTCTTCTGGATTGGCACAAACTGTAAAAATTCTTAGAAATATTAATGGAGTTGCAGTAGTAGAACTTTCTGGAAAAGATGTAGTACGTCACAAACTTGTTCGTCATATTATTACGGCTTATGAGTCTTTAGAAGACCAAATGGCACAAAAATCAGAGGAAGCAAAAGAAGCAATTATCAAAGAAAGCAGAGAAAACAGAGCCAAAAAACAAAAAGATAGAGAAAATGCCTTTGATAAATTGAAGCATAAAAATGATTCAGAAGAAGAATAA